Within the Periophthalmus magnuspinnatus isolate fPerMag1 chromosome 7, fPerMag1.2.pri, whole genome shotgun sequence genome, the region GACAGGCACTTCATGTTTATTCACTTTTTCTTGTACATAGATGGAACTCGTCTGATGTTGCTGTGTGGTGCTGACGTCCTGGAGTCTTTTGGTGTTCCCAATTTGTGGAAGCAGGAGGACATAGAGGAAATTGTTGGCCGGTTTGGTTTAGTTTGCATCACACGCTCTGGCAATGAACCTTTTAAGTTCATTCATCAGTCAGATACACTGTGGAAGCACCGTAAAAACATCCATATTGTCCAGGAGTGGGTGACGAACGACATCTCGGCCACTCACGTCCGCCGAGCCCTTCGCCGTGGCCACAGTGTCCGATACTTGCTGCCCGATAATGTACTCAACTACATCCATGAACACAAGCTGTACAATGAAGAGAGCGAGCAGAAAAACACTGGGGTGGTCCTTGCACCTTTCCAGAGATACAGTGGTGCCTCCTCAAGCTAAACGCTACCTACTAAGAACAGCAACTAAAAGTCTAGGAGCTACTGCAACATAGGTATAATCTTCCAATTATAATGCATTCATAGACAATGCTGTTATGTTTGCCATcatttttgccataaaaatcagTTAATTATTGAATATTTGCCtcaaatttattttcttattttctaaacatgtgAAGAATGACTTATTTTTAGTAGAGACATCAACCTTAAAGAAGCCCTTTTGTAATAATGTATGTATATGGCTGGggcttatttgttttattttacaagcTGCTAAAAATATGTCTATCTTTTCACAATCATGTTTATGCAATgggaaaaacatttttaaagtatcaCATACAGGGTTTCCAGCTCTAGCTAAAACCTTGATCAGTAACTTCAATAAACTTCTCTTTGTTTTGCACTACACTGGTTTTCGTTGCCATTTTCTTCTTGTTAACATATAGAGGCAACGACAACGGCACCTCTGATTGATTAGAATGATTTACTAAAAGACTTCTTATCTTGATTGTCAGCAATTACAGTGTTCATAGCTGAAACAACTGCACTGATTAAGTGTGACTTATTTTAGCTCAACAGattaattttgatttaattttaattcTCTGTAATTCCTATCTTTAGGGCGGGTGCAACATTAGAGGATGATTAATTTAAATCGAGTTGTCAGCTTTGTTAGAAGCCTGTCAACTTTAACTGCCACAAAACACGTGCTGAATAGCTGAATCAAAGCTTGTGACACATTTTCTCATTTGCAAGAGTTAGGAGATATACAAAGCTAACACTGCTGATCTTAATTGCCTATAATTAAATCAATAATCTATTATCATTTAACTGTTTTACTATTTTTAGAATATGGCGTCAAATAAACAaggaaatattttttgtatgaCATGTGACCTGAGTAGATGTTTTAGATTTATTATCTCTGACACATGTATTTGGAATATTTTAGACTACACCTGCCTAGGGCAAGTGTTGTATTTACTGTTGCACCTGTCCCCAGTCTGACCCGCCCCGGCTTCAGTCCAAAACCCCGTGGTTAAGCCCCTCCCTGTTGTCATACGATGCTCAGGTGTTGGCGAATGGGATGAGAGCTCACCTATCCTTATAGCTGTCCCACAGTCTGCTTTCCCACAGCTTCCTCTGATCAGTGCTGGACCCTGTTGACTACATCTTAGGCATCACTAAGGTTTTCAGTAGGATCAAGAAGGAAGTCAAGATGCCCACCAGCTTCTGTGGAACGTGGGACATGGTCAGCAATGTCAACTTTGAGGGCTACATGATTGCACTGGGTAAGTTTAGAACAAAATTCaatttgaaatttgaatgaCATGTGATTTATAGATAAATAATTATCAGAACAAACAACttattatacttttacttttgagaaAAATTTGAAGTAGCTTTATTCTTTACAGATTTTGCTTTGATGAACTCTCATATATGTGATAGTTCAATGTGCATGCAAAAAATGTCTTGGACCACTTAGTAGGAAGTTGCATtgaaataaatgttgaaataaatTGCTGCAACATGGGTGAAAAGTGGTTTTGTAAAAGCTCTGGTATGCGTGGGAATGACTGACATGTTTGTAGCCTCAGACTGACTTGACAGCACCAGTCTTTGTACAATGTGTTCAAGGAAGCTTTTTTTGGCTTTAGGTATCAGTGCATACCTCAGAAAGATTGctctgaagctgaagctgaagaaGGTGATTGAGCAACAAGGAGATCAGTACATCGTCAAAACTCTCAGCTCTCTCAGAAACTACACTATCATCTTCAGAGTGGGAGAGGAGTTTGCGGAATCCACCCAGGGACTCGACAACAGACATGTCAAGGTATGAATATTTGTATGTGATTTGTAATTTCATTTTCAGCATAATTTGTAATAAACTATCTATCTAAAATCATCTaaataatgttattttctttcTGATGTCTATTCATAATCTCTGTTCTGTCCGTACACTAATTTACTTGCTTTTGGTGTGCCATCTGTGCAGTCCCTGGTGAAGTGGGAGGGACATAAACTGGTGTGTGAACAGattggagagaagaagaaccGAGGATGGACTCATTGGATCGAAGGCGACAAATTACACTTGGTATGACTCAGATACAAGCACAACTCTGTCAAAAGTGGGGCCAATACTGATCACTGCTGTCTTTTGCCTCTGTAGGAGCTGTACTGTGAAGGAGAAGTCTGCAAGCAAGTTTTCAAGAAAAATACATAAGCTTAGCTTTGTGGAAATTACACTGAAGGAATAGTTCTCTGTAAATATGGGTTGAGTTATATGGCACTGTTCTATACCCTAAAGCACAAAGCCAATTGGGTATTTTTGTATTGAAGTTTAACATAAGAGTATAGGTCTTCTACCACTAGGTGGCATAGGTGCCAAGGTTGCGGCTGGACTGTTGCTTCTTTCAGCTGGCTGAAATAAAACGAGAgttataatgtttaaatatattttcttatttcttgatacaaatttgtaaaaaaaataaaataaaaatataaattataataaaaacgtGTCAAAACATTTAAGCTGTGTGTCCTCTGAAAATCCTTCCAGGTCTGTTTccctaaatattttttttgtcgtTATATTTGTTGTACACCCAGGATACCTTGTAAAAATTGGGAAGTGCGCACATTTCATTAGGCACCTCACACATCAGTATGTGGATCTTGGGTCACGTGACCCCGGTGGTgtagatccaaaatggccgctgtTGTATTTTGACGTACGCTAGCTAGCcgcttttctttttgtttcattccttgTAAAGCGAACAAAATCCTGTTTTGGGGAGCAGTTTGTTGCCATCCTATATATATTAGCGCGCTGGTTACTGACTCGAAGACAATCACTGCTGACATCCATTTACAAGAGGAGCTTGACTATGCATTTTTAGTTCAAATAGAAGCTAGCTAGCTGGCTCTGGCTGGCATACATCAGAAGGCAGTCGAAAGTGAAACAGGGAGCTAAGCTAACTTAGCTGCAATGGAGGAGTTGAGCGCAGATGAGGTAAGATGACAAAGTGTAATCACGTAAATTTAATGCATTACTCTTTTATACTAACCTTTAATTGAAATAGAATGCGACATGCATATATTTTAATGGGTTTTATTATTTGGTACTCCGTGTCTCCTGGTTACTACTGCTAACGTTACCAGTGTTAGTTACAAGCTAGCCTTAAGTTctaaagacaaaaatacaatgagAGAGTGAAATGAACTACATGACAGACTTATAAGAGACTCCCTGGCGCCAGTTTAAAACTCTAATCAGAAATACAGCCGGATAGTTCTGCTCAGTTTGACAGATTAACGGTAGTCTTTTGTCAAACCTCCCTGTCACTGTTCATTATTTTCACCGGAGTAAGATGCTTACTCACTAGCGTCTACTAAATTTATCCCAATTAGAGATGGTGGTGAGattgtttacatgttgttttCTTTAACGAATTTAGAGTTTGGCATCGTTCAATTCTGTCTGTTGACTTGATTGACGTGTCGTTTGGAGAACGCTAGCTGTCATTTGCTAACGTTGTTTTGCTAACATCCGAAAATTAGCCTGGAAGGCGACTCAGCATAAAAACAAAGTGGGCCACCATTGTGCAATCCCCGTTTCCCGGCGAGCCCGAGCATTTGGCCAATAGGACTATTGCCTCGTTTCATACGCATCATACATATTCATctagataaaaaaaatctgtttatgtAAAACTAAGCTATTTAATGTGTAAATGCCTGCGTTGTAAGAGTTAACGTTAgatacatgttttgtttgatgATGCAGTAAGCATCATCAAACAGATTTTCcttaattgtatatttttttgtaactcAATTAATTTAAACTGTCATTCAAGATTCGTCGAAGGAGACTGGCCCGATTGGCAGGGGGGCCTACGTCACAGCCTTGCACCCCCCTCAGCACACCTTTGACCTCCCCACAGAGAGAGACCCCGCCTGGACCCCTTCCTGGACCCTCAGGTGCAAACCAGCCCATGCCACCAGCTGCCTCTCAGTCTTTGGGGCTTAATGTCCACAGTGGTACCCCTGCCACATCCCCTATGGGCACGTCTGGTAAGAATGATCCTTCGTTCTACCATATTGTTAGCTAAGTGTCAAGGACATTTTAGCACTCTGAGATGTTGTGGCTCACATAAAAAAGACCTTGGCACCTCTCTGAAAGAGACCTTTATATCCCTGTGACCTTGACATTTGAACTGCAAAACGATTCAGGTCAAATATGTACTGCTTTGCCATGAGTGTGGCCATTTCTGTCCTAGTTCTGAAGTATGAAAAAGCAAGCTGATGATTTCATCGGCTCTAGAAGAAGCAGTTTGTGTTGGTGCAACTgtagtgttttcttttgttgGTGGAATACTCATGTTGTTTTAACAGAACCATCTGTCTTTGACctcttttacacattttcacctTTGAATGTGCAACTGTGTAGGAAGGTGATTGCTAATATTTTTTAAGCAGAATGTTGGTTTTTGTTTGTAGGAGTGGCTTTTGGGAGTCAGAGCAGTGAGGGTGTGAGTTCCCTCTCCAGTTCTCCTTCCAACAGCCTTGAGACCCAGTCCCAGAGTTTGTCCCGATCACAGAGCATGGACATAGATACAGCCTCCTGCGAAAAGAGGTACAAGTTGGTTGCATTTAACTTCCGAGAAAGTAAATATGTGCAATTTACACCAAACAGTTATGTGGTTTAAGTGGTGAATGTGAAGATTCAGTTCTACTCAGAACTACAGTTCATAGAGTCTTCCATTGCAGCATGTCCCAGGTGGACGTGGACTCAGGAATAGAGAACATGGAGGTGGATGACAGTGATCGTAGAGAAAAGAGAAACCTGACCGAAAAGGTAAATGGaaactttacttttcagtttttgttgtcAGGGTGTATTTTCTGACTGCTCTCTTAACTGCTTCAGGAAGCAGCTTCAAACTCtgatgtgtctgaggagcaggcTCTGCAGCTCATGTGTAAGATCCTGCGTGTGTCgtggaaggagcaggacagagaCGTCATCTTTCTCCCTTCACTTGCTGTTGACTTTCAGCAGAACCCTAAAGATGGTAGGTTTGATCAACAATAGtgaccatttaaaaacaacatgctTCTGAATGGTGTTGCATGTTTGCTGAacaatgttatgtttttgtgtagTCTATGCTGACTTCAAAGACCTGATCAGTCAGATCCTCATGGAGGTTTTGACGATGTCCACACAGTCTCCAATCCATAACCCTTTTGCGAGCTTGACTGCCACCTCTCAGCCAATAGCAGCAGCCAAATCTCCTGACCACCGCCTGACCCTGATACAGCCCTCGAGCCAAGGTGGCAGCCCTATGGGCCCTAGTACGGCCTCCTTTGGAGCCAGTTCTTTATCCAGGCAAGTcttaacatttttaacatttaataCATAAGACTTGTGACAAAGAGTGATATGTCACTACTTTTTAAAGCTATTTATCATTAAATGTTCAatgttattttcagtctttatgGGTGTGGTAGTCCCCACCCAATGGCTTTGGATGCAGCCACATGGACCTCTCCATCCCCTtgtacctcctcctcttctttacCATCCACACCATCCACACCAGCTACTCCTCAGTTGATTGTTCCCCCCAGCCCACCCGCTGCAGCTAGTTCCAGACATGTGTTAaactctccctctgcccctaTGCCCATCTCCCAGCGTTATCGACCCTATGCTGTTTCTACACCTTGGGTGCCTCCTTCTCCATCTAGCTCTGGCTACAGACCATTTAGTTTCTCTGGTCCATCTCCCAGCTCAGTGGGTCCTGTTGTCCCCCCAAACACCCCGGTCCCTCTGCCCCCACCCAGCCCCCAGTCTTTGAACTCCCCCAGGGCTCCTACCCATTCATCCACAGCACCGCTTCCTATGGTGCCCCCTTCACCTCGAACAAGGGCTAGACATGCTGCATTTGCTACCAGGATTCCACCATCTAGGTATCTCAAAAGATTTGTGCATGGCCATTTGTTAACAACTAACAAAAACTGTACTACTGAAACATATTCAACTGGGTGTGGCATAGTTGAAAAAGTTGAATCATTAAGCCATGCTCAAAGTCCCTTCCCTTAAAACATACTGAGATATCATATTAGTATCTTAATGACTTTAGCACTGCATGGTTTGCTGCTGTATTATTCAGTTGAAAATGCATTTCTTTTAAATGAGTAGTTAATAATGAATACATTAAGTCTCTGGGTCAGCTTTAGCCATTGTTATATCTTGAGACTGGTTAGACTGGTCTTTACTGAAATGGCTTCAGGTTTGTGAAATGAGATTACAGGGGTCATGTGTAAATGACATTTTAGAACAATTTCTGCTACCTGTAAGGTTTTTGTGTGGCAGTTCTTTTAATATctgtaaaattgtgtttttttttagcatgtttCATATtgtctttctgtttttatttgggtttatagtatgtttttctatgttcatctttccttccttttctttctttcactgtttttgttttccttcCTCACTTGTCTGGTCCACTTTGTGTTAGCCCCTTGTCGTTCCTGTTCTTTGCGCTGTCTGACATGAATCAGGACAGCAGTGATGAagagtctgaggaggaggagaatttTTCTCGGGTTCAGTTTGGGTCCAGGTACACGCTGCTGCACGGTGTGTGCTTTCTGCTTGTAAAGTGTGTAGTTCCACTAACGGCACACACCAAGGTGAAGTGAGTGAGCAATCGATAGTGGTTTAAATATAGACAGGCTCTATGTCCGTGCACCTTTTGGAGAGGTAGGGGAAGCGTTTTGAAAACGTTATCAACAAAAAGGGCTACACAGTGGAGTTAAACATGCACAGTACAACAACTATGTTAAATATTACAACCAAGTAAAATGGTAAAAGTACTTTTGATTTGTATAGTGCACTCTCAAGGCACATTACATGACGTTCTTGAGTAGAGACATGGTAAGTTCAGTACATGCTAATAATCTACCTGCCCAACTCTGGTCATAGTTAATAAAAGGAAATGTAGACTTGAAAGACTAAACTAACCAACTATTAACCAACTAGATACATTGAAAGCAATGGtttcaaattatttcaaatgATGTTGCCTTTGCAATGCTATAAGCATATTGTTCATGTTACTTCATTTAACCCATTAGTTCcatgtgttattgtgttttttcaggTACTAGTCAAAGACATCCTGTGTGGTTCCTTTTGGAAATGGCTGGATGATTCTTCACTTGCTGTCTCATGGcttacagatttattttttttcatatattttgtcCATTTACTGCTGATAACTAACCTTAGTGCAGTACTGACACCCACTACCATTTTGCATGTCTAAATGAAGTTgtcctttttgtttttagtctTGGTGCCTGTGGAGGGAGCCTGTCCTGCAGCTCTGCAGGGGACCGCTTCACTATCGAAACCTGTAAAGAGACGGAGATGCTGAACTACCTCATCGAGCGCTTTGACAGTGTTGGTATGGAGGAAAGAAAAGCTCCTAAGGTACAATTTTTACAGTATTAAAATAGTATCTTTTCTCTGGCTTATGCTCTTAATAAGATAAACCTCTTAGCTCATGTGAACTTTCAAAATCAATCCTCTTTTGCAAGTTTAAGCCCCTTTCCCCTGTCGGTAATGAAGCACTGCACTGGTGAAGACGCAGTATGTCcctcaaaaaaacaagaacagtgTGTCTGAAAACGCATTGAATCATGGGAGACTTTCTGTGAAATTGGCAGCAGCATTTTCCAACACCTCTGAAAGTGTTTTGTCCTGTGTTTTCTTAGATGTGTAGCCAACCAAATGTCAGCCTACTCCTCAGCAACATTCGCTCCCAGTGTATCTCCCACGTTGCCCTGGTTCTTCAAGGCGCCCTGACCCATCCCCGGTAAGAAGCTCATTAGACATATCTTATCATCACATCTTTGTTTATCTGTCATTTACCATTGGTacactctgctctgttcctttgTATTGCTTcccagtctccatggaaactccTCTTTCAGCTTGCTCACGGCCTACATGTGTTATTGCTGACTGTTCCTCTTTCTTGTGCTCATGTAGGAGTCCTCTGCAGCCTTCTCTGCTGGTCCCTTATATGCTGTGTCGCAACCTTCCCTATGGCTTTATACAAGAACTGGTCCGCATTACCCACCAGGAGGATGAAGTGTTCAGACAGGTGAAAGTGGACCCCAGTGTTGAATAACCACCTAAACGTAGCTCATGTTTTAATATACGGTAGATTCACTGTTCAACAagcaaatattattattacaggaAACATGGTTGGAATGTCCTGGATAATAACATGGACAGGGACTGCAAAAAAGCGTTATTCTTTCATTTTAGTTGTCATTCAATTATTGTCTTGtaaattgtaattaaaaatgtagTATTTTATCTCGGGTGACAGATTATCCATTTCATCGAAAAATTTTCAcagatgtaacttttttcttctttcagaTCTTCATTCCTATCCTCCATGGTTTGGCTTTGGCAGTGAAAGAATGTTCCTTTGACAGTGATAACTTTAAATACCCTCTGATGGTGAGGAGATTATGTTTTGTCTTAACATGACCTTCTGCAGCTATACATAGTGTTAGtaataatgttgaaaataaatgattcatGACTTAATGATTTTTGGGCAGTTGAAAGATGGATGCGGCCTATTACTGTCTCCTGTGAAAAGAATAATGTTATAAAAACGTGCTTCATTAGATCGATTCAGTAACTCATTTCTTCCTTGTTAGtttaaatgatttgttttttatccTCAGGCATTAGCTGAGTTATGTGACATAAAATTTGGAAAGACACATCCTGTGTGCAACTTGGTGagtagaaatatatatatttactttgatTCTTCTCATATTCTGACAGTTTGTCAAGTCCTTGGATTaacattttgacatgtttttttttctgttttgcagGTGACGTCATTGCCTCTTTGGTCTCCTAAAACTGTGAGCCCTGGTTGTGGGCGAGAGATCCAGAGACTCTCTTACTTGGGAGCATTCTTCAGCCTTTCGGTTTTTGCTGAGGATGATGTATGTTTACCAACTAATGAAGAATACCTTTGTATATTCAATGCAATGAACAGACAACATGGATATTACCTAATGGTCCTTGTCCTTGCTTAGACTAAAGTTGGGGACAAATATTTCTCTGGCCCAGCCATCACCATGGAGAACACACGAGTTGTCAGCCAGTCTTTACAGCACTACTTGGAATCTGCAAGAGTAGGTCTTGTATTTGTATTCAATTAGGCAACAACTGTGAAATAACCACCTTCATTTTTATCAGGGGGACCTCTTTAAGATACTCCATAACATTTTACTAAATGGAGAAACTCGTGACTTGGCCCTCAACTACATGGCAGCTCTTGTCAACTACAATGTGAAAAAAGCCCAGATGCAGGTTTGACTTTTACAACTAATAAAcctaatattttcttttagactttttatttaactgtaaaaatatcCATTTCATTGGTTCatattgtaatattttcttATTCTCTTTGTCTAGACCAATGACAATCTTGTGTCGACTGATGGCTTCATGCTGAACTTCTTGTGGGTGCTGCAGCAGCTGAGCATGAAGATCAAGCTGGAGACTGTGGACccgttttatatttttcacccACGATGTCGCCTTGCTGTTAGTCCAGAAGAGACACGCCTCAAAGCTACTATGGAGGAGCTCAAGACTTGGCTGGCAGAACTACGTAAGTTCACCTAATATAGTTTACTTTTCtctgttaaaaatgaaaaaggttgtacctattttcttatttttgaatTTTACAGATGAGGACCCCTCAAAGTTCTCAGACCCCAAATTTCCCACAGAGTGTTTCTTTTTAACTTTGCACACTCATCATTTATCGATCCTACCAAGCTGTAGGCGCTACATCCGCCGGTTGCGGGCTATTCGGGAGCTCAACAGGTAAAACATTCAACAAACCTGCACAATTCTCCTTGTTATATTAACATCTGTGTAAcataatctgtcttttttgtcATTGTAGGACTGTAGAAGAACTGAAGAACAGTGAAAGTCAATGGAAAGACTCTCCCTTAGCTAGTAGACACAGGGAAATGCTCAAAAGATGCAAAACTCAGCTTAAGGTTAGATATTTGTGGCTGATATTCTAAAATATAtaacagtgtatttatttacatgtgttTCATGTGCAACTCTCTTCTCAGAAACTAGTGCGCGCCAAAGCTTGTGCTGATGTGGGTCTTTTAGATGAGAACCTGCTCCGGAGATCTCTGCAGTTTTACAGCACTGTTATTCAGCTCATCCTTCGTATTGTGGACCCTGCCTACCCCCAGTGAGTCCTCAACATGTTATCATGTACAAATTCTAATGTTTTCAGTAAAGAAGAAGTGGACACAAGAATAACCCTCTTCATCTTTACATAGCATGACCCTGCCTCTGAACCCTGAGGTCCCCAAAAGCTTTGCTGCTCTGCCAGAGTTCTACATCGAAGATGTGGCTGAATTTCTGCTTTTTGTTGTGCAGTGAGTGTTGTCTCTTCGCTTTAAACTTTTACATCCTTTGACCTCATCTGACTGAtctgtttctttctttgttcTGTAGGTATTCTCCCCAGGTTTTATATGAGCCCTGCGTGCAGGACATCGTGACCTTCCTGGTGGTCTTCATCTGCAGTCAGAACTACATCAGAAATCCATACCTGATTGCTAAGTTGGTGGAGGTGCTGTTTGTCACTAACCCTGCAGTGCAGCCTCGAACTCAGCGATTCTTTGAAATGATGGAAAACCACCCTCTGTCTATCAAACAGCTGGTCCCAGCCCTCATGAAGTTTTATACAGGTAATTAAACCACATGACGTTTGAACTAGGCCCATTCTGCGTGCAGGCAGTAAATAATTCCATTGGTTGTCCAGATGTCGAGCATACTGGTGCGACTAGTGAGTTTTATGATAAGTTCACCATACGGTACCACATCAGTACGATCTTCAAGAGTCTGTGGCAAAACATGGGTCATCATGGCACCTttatggaggagttcaagtgaGTTTTAAAATAACATCTGCCAGCCTGTAGTTTTCTATTGTCATCTAACATGCCCTGCTATTCTGCCCCTTCAGCTCTGGTAAACAGTTTGTGCGCTACATCAACATGCTCATCAATGACACCACCTTCTTGCTGGACGAGAGCCTCGAATCTTTGAAGAGGATCCATGAAGTGCAAGAGGAGATGAAGAACAAGGAGCAGTGGGATCAACTACCGAGGGTTTGtctacttgtttttgtttttcttcatataAAGTACACGATTATTGTTTTAAAGTTGTGGCCTTGAGAGTTACTGTTCTTGTCTGATTTTGGAAGCCAAGTAGGGCTGTGCTTTGTTATTCATGGGGTGGGAGGTCACTCAGAATACTAGGTTCCATAGTGAGGCGGCAGTGTCTGTAGTTCATACTGTGATcatgttcttgggcaagacacttcacacaccttACCTCCAGTGTCCATGTACGCTGATGTATGAGTGTTTGTGAGAGTGAATGTGGGACAGTAGAAATGGGGCTCATGGCTACaatttacaaaatatataccATGTTATTAAcatggagccaggcctggggtgggtgctcggcagcgagcgcctggtgggcccggtcgggcccagcccgaaggaacgacgtggggccgtcctcccgtggacccaccacctgcgggagtagccatgaggggcgggtgcggagacatggagactagctctggggacgtggaacgtcacctcgctgggggggaaggagcctgagcttgtgcgggaggttgagcgttaccggctagatatagtcggcctcacctccacgcacagcttgggctctggaacccaacttcttgagaggggttggactctccatttctctggcgttgcccgcggggagcggtggcgagctggtgtgggcttgctcattgccccacagctcagccgctgcgtgttgggattcaccccggtgaacgagagggtcgcgtccctgcgccttcgggtcggggacaggtctctcactgttgtgtcggcctacgggccaaacagcagtgcagagtacccggccttcttggagtccctgggaggggtactagacagtgcaccaaccggggactccgttgttctcctgggggacttcaacgcccatgtgggtaacgacagtgacacttggaggggcgtgattgggaggaacggcctccccgatctgaacccgagcggtgttttgttattggacttctgtgctagtcacagcttgtccataacaaacaccatgttcgagcacaagggtgtccatcggtgcacatggcaccaggacactctaggtcggaggtcgatgatcgactttgttgtcgtgtcatctgacctccgaccgcgtgtcttggacactcgggtgaagagaggggctgagctgtcaactgatcaccacctggtggtgagttggatccgctggtggaggaggaagccggacagacctggcagacccaagcgcatcgtgagggtctgctgggaacgtctggcggagccctctgtcaggggggtcttcaactcccacctccaggagagcttcttcctgatcccgggggaggttggagacatggactccgagtgggccatgttctccacctctattgtcgatgcggctgctcgtagctgtggtcgtaaggtctgtggtgcttgtcgcggcggcaatccccgaacccggtggtggacaccggaagtaagggatgccgtcaagctgaagaaggagtcctatcgagccttgttggctcgt harbors:
- the ube4b gene encoding ubiquitin conjugation factor E4 B isoform X2, translating into MEELSADEIRRRRLARLAGGPTSQPCTPLSTPLTSPQRETPPGPLPGPSGANQPMPPAASQSLGLNVHSGTPATSPMGTSGVAFGSQSSEGVSSLSSSPSNSLETQSQSLSRSQSMDIDTASCEKSMSQVDVDSGIENMEVDDSDRREKRNLTEKEAASNSDVSEEQALQLMCKILRVSWKEQDRDVIFLPSLAVDFQQNPKDVYADFKDLISQILMEVLTMSTQSPIHNPFASLTATSQPIAAAKSPDHRLTLIQPSSQGGSPMGPSTASFGASSLSSLGACGGSLSCSSAGDRFTIETCKETEMLNYLIERFDSVGMEERKAPKMCSQPNVSLLLSNIRSQCISHVALVLQGALTHPRSPLQPSLLVPYMLCRNLPYGFIQELVRITHQEDEVFRQIFIPILHGLALAVKECSFDSDNFKYPLMALAELCDIKFGKTHPVCNLVTSLPLWSPKTVSPGCGREIQRLSYLGAFFSLSVFAEDDTKVGDKYFSGPAITMENTRVVSQSLQHYLESARGDLFKILHNILLNGETRDLALNYMAALVNYNVKKAQMQTNDNLVSTDGFMLNFLWVLQQLSMKIKLETVDPFYIFHPRCRLAVSPEETRLKATMEELKTWLAELHEDPSKFSDPKFPTECFFLTLHTHHLSILPSCRRYIRRLRAIRELNRTVEELKNSESQWKDSPLASRHREMLKRCKTQLKKLVRAKACADVGLLDENLLRRSLQFYSTVIQLILRIVDPAYPHMTLPLNPEVPKSFAALPEFYIEDVAEFLLFVVQYSPQVLYEPCVQDIVTFLVVFICSQNYIRNPYLIAKLVEVLFVTNPAVQPRTQRFFEMMENHPLSIKQLVPALMKFYTDVEHTGATSEFYDKFTIRYHISTIFKSLWQNMGHHGTFMEEFNSGKQFVRYINMLINDTTFLLDESLESLKRIHEVQEEMKNKEQWDQLPREQQQSRQSQLTQDERVSRSYLALATETVEMFHILTKQVQKPFLRPELGPRLAAMLNYNLQQLCGPKCRDLKVENPEKYGFEPKKLLDQLTDIYLQLDCARFAKAIADDQRSYSRELFEEVISKMRKAGIKSSIAIEKFKLLSEKVEEIVAKNSQSEMDYSDAPDEFKDPLMDTLMTDPVMLPSGNIMDRSIILRHLLNSPTDPFNRQPLTESMLESVPELKERIHAWMREKQSGRQ
- the ube4b gene encoding ubiquitin conjugation factor E4 B isoform X1; protein product: MEELSADEIRRRRLARLAGGPTSQPCTPLSTPLTSPQRETPPGPLPGPSGANQPMPPAASQSLGLNVHSGTPATSPMGTSGVAFGSQSSEGVSSLSSSPSNSLETQSQSLSRSQSMDIDTASCEKSMSQVDVDSGIENMEVDDSDRREKRNLTEKEAASNSDVSEEQALQLMCKILRVSWKEQDRDVIFLPSLAVDFQQNPKDVYADFKDLISQILMEVLTMSTQSPIHNPFASLTATSQPIAAAKSPDHRLTLIQPSSQGGSPMGPSTASFGASSLSSLYGCGSPHPMALDAATWTSPSPCTSSSSLPSTPSTPATPQLIVPPSPPAAASSRHVLNSPSAPMPISQRYRPYAVSTPWVPPSPSSSGYRPFSFSGPSPSSVGPVVPPNTPVPLPPPSPQSLNSPRAPTHSSTAPLPMVPPSPRTRARHAAFATRIPPSSPLSFLFFALSDMNQDSSDEESEEEENFSRVQFGSSLGACGGSLSCSSAGDRFTIETCKETEMLNYLIERFDSVGMEERKAPKMCSQPNVSLLLSNIRSQCISHVALVLQGALTHPRSPLQPSLLVPYMLCRNLPYGFIQELVRITHQEDEVFRQIFIPILHGLALAVKECSFDSDNFKYPLMALAELCDIKFGKTHPVCNLVTSLPLWSPKTVSPGCGREIQRLSYLGAFFSLSVFAEDDTKVGDKYFSGPAITMENTRVVSQSLQHYLESARGDLFKILHNILLNGETRDLALNYMAALVNYNVKKAQMQTNDNLVSTDGFMLNFLWVLQQLSMKIKLETVDPFYIFHPRCRLAVSPEETRLKATMEELKTWLAELHEDPSKFSDPKFPTECFFLTLHTHHLSILPSCRRYIRRLRAIRELNRTVEELKNSESQWKDSPLASRHREMLKRCKTQLKKLVRAKACADVGLLDENLLRRSLQFYSTVIQLILRIVDPAYPHMTLPLNPEVPKSFAALPEFYIEDVAEFLLFVVQYSPQVLYEPCVQDIVTFLVVFICSQNYIRNPYLIAKLVEVLFVTNPAVQPRTQRFFEMMENHPLSIKQLVPALMKFYTDVEHTGATSEFYDKFTIRYHISTIFKSLWQNMGHHGTFMEEFNSGKQFVRYINMLINDTTFLLDESLESLKRIHEVQEEMKNKEQWDQLPREQQQSRQSQLTQDERVSRSYLALATETVEMFHILTKQVQKPFLRPELGPRLAAMLNYNLQQLCGPKCRDLKVENPEKYGFEPKKLLDQLTDIYLQLDCARFAKAIADDQRSYSRELFEEVISKMRKAGIKSSIAIEKFKLLSEKVEEIVAKNSQSEMDYSDAPDEFKDPLMDTLMTDPVMLPSGNIMDRSIILRHLLNSPTDPFNRQPLTESMLESVPELKERIHAWMREKQSGRQ